The following are encoded in a window of Chionomys nivalis chromosome X, mChiNiv1.1, whole genome shotgun sequence genomic DNA:
- the Taf7l gene encoding transcription initiation factor TFIID subunit 7-like: MTLKHEESQDIEEQFILRLPQEQAYAVRKIIHSRGPGKKDKLKIGFAPDGHHAVVQVEDVSLPAKLVNLPCVIGSLKTVDRKTFYKTADISQMLVCNAHGEPHSPPEEPVTSAHTTVTGRGGGKTDRKRYNWKHGITPPLKNVRKKRFRRTRKKLPDVKQMDEVSLREDTESPNVDKEVKRLLCSDAEAVSVRWEVIADDETKEIESQGCISGTSRTARMRGRSLSETAMLREMFGDSGSNSNDVGAKIEEEDVDNQKDGDQDDDDDDDEDDEEEEEEKEIDNREENLERELQIQFIHPSFCETNKDYSSIITGIQKLIHVKEMKLQKIYKKAQRQKDLLRNVENLTLKRHFQYALGQLIILEKQKCEEIYHLQEQLKCYLKE, encoded by the exons GAACAGGCTTATGCTGTCAGGAAGATTATACATTCTCGAGGTCCTGGCAAGAAGGATAAACTAAAAATTGGCTTTGCCC CTGATGGACATCATGCAGTTGTTCAGGTAGAAGATGTCTCACTGCCTGCTAAGCTGGTTAATTTGCCTTGTGTTATCGGAAGCCTGAAAACTGTTgatagaaaaacattttataaaacagcAGATATTTCTCAG ATGCTTGTATGCAACGCTCATGGTGAGCCTCACTCTCCCCCAGAAGAACCAGTTACCTCTGCTCATACTACTGTAACTggaaggggtggagggaagaCAGATAGAAAAAGATATAACTGGAAGCATGGCA ttactcCACCACTTAAGAATGTCAGAAAGAAAAGGTTCCGGAGAACAAGAAAAAAG CTTCCTGATGTCAAACAAATGGATGAAGTTAGCTTGCGTGAG GACACTGAATCTCCAAATGTGGATAAAGAAGTGAAGAGACTGCTGTGCTCAGATGCTGAAGCCGTCAGTGTCC GCTGGGAAGTCATTGCTGATGATGAAACCAAGGAAATAGAAAGTCAAGGGTGCATCTCAGGCACTTCAAGAACTGCACGAATGCGTGGTCGTAGCTTATCAG AAACTGCAATGCTTCGAGAGATGTTTGGTGATTCTGGCAGTAACAGTAATGATGTGGGTGCTAAAATTGAAGAGGAGGATGTTGACAATCAAAAGGATGGGGATCAGGATgacgatgatgacgatgatgaagatgatgaagaggaagaagaggaaaaggagatagACAATCGTGAAGAGAATTTAGAAAGGGAGCTGCAAATACAATTTATTCATCCTAGCTTCTGTGAAACCAACAAAGATTACAGTTCAATAA TCACAGGAATTCAGAAACTGATTCATGTTAAAGAAATGAAGCTCCAAAAGATTTATAAAAAAGCACAACGACAGAAAGATCTCCTTAGGAATGTGGAAAACTTGACCCTTAAG aggcATTTCCAGTATGCTTTGGGGCAGCTTATCATACTGGAAAAACAAAAGTGTGAAGAG ATTTATCACCTACAGGAACAACTGAAATGTTACCTAAAGGAGTAA